From Xyrauchen texanus isolate HMW12.3.18 chromosome 12, RBS_HiC_50CHRs, whole genome shotgun sequence, one genomic window encodes:
- the LOC127652570 gene encoding hemoglobin cathodic subunit beta-like yields the protein MVEWSDSERKTIVSVWGQINIDEIGPQSLARMLIVYPWTQRYFGTFGNLFNAAAILGNPKVAEHGKTVLGALDKGVKNLDNIKGTYSKLSLLHCEKLNVDPDNFRLLADCLTIVIATKFGSAFNPEVQATWQKFLSVVVSALSSRYF from the exons ATGGTGGAGTGGTCAGATTCCGAGCGTAAGACTATTGTGAGTGTCTGGGGTCAAATCAACATCGATGAAATCGGACCCCAGTCTCTGGCAAG GATGCTGATCGTATATCCCTGGACTCAGAGGTACTTCGGGACCTTTGGAAACCTGTTCAACGCAGCTGCAATCCTGGGCAATCCCAAGGTGGCTGAACATGGCAAAACTGTGCTTGGTGCGTTGGACAAAGGCGTGAAGAACCTAGATAACATCAAAGGCACATACTCCAAACTAAGCTTGCTGCACTGCGAGAAACTCAACGTCGATCCCGACAACTTCAGG CTGTTGGCCGATTGCCTGACCATTGTCATTGCGACCAAATTCGGATCCGCTTTTAACCCTGAGGTTCAGGCCACCTGGCAGAAATTCCTGTCTGTCGTTGTGTCCGCGCTCTCCAGCCGTTACTTCTAA
- the LOC127653278 gene encoding hemoglobin subunit alpha-like produces MSLTAKDKNLVRAFWGKISSKADAIGQEALGRMLVVYPQTKTYFAHWPETSPGSAPVMKHGKTVMAAITDAVGKIDDLVGGLSSLSELHATELRIDPGNFKILSHNILVTLAIHFPADFTAEVHVSVDKFLAALSAALADKYR; encoded by the exons ATGAGTTTGACAGCTAAGGATAAGAACTTGGTCAGAGCCTTCTGGGGTAAAATCTCTAGTAAAGCCGACGCCATAGGACAGGAAGCTCTAGGGAG AATGCTTGTTGTCTACCCTCAGACCAAAACATATTTTGCTCATTGGCCTGAAACCTCTCCTGGCTCTGCCCCAGTGATGAAGCATGGTAAAACTGTGATGGCAGCCATTACTGATGCTGTGGGTAAAATTGATGATCTTGTTGGTGGGCTGAGCTCCCTGAGTGAACTGCATGCCACTGAGCTCCGCATAGATCCTGGAAACTTCAAG attttgtCCCATAACATCCTCGTGACTCTTGCGATTCATTTCCCGGCTGATTTCACCGCAGAAGTGCATGTGTCTGTGGACAAGTTCCTCGCGGCTCTGTCTGCTGCTCTTGCTGATAAATACAGATAA
- the LOC127652653 gene encoding hemoglobin subunit beta-like, whose translation MVEWTDDERSAILGLWGKLNPDEIGPLALARCLIVYPWTQRYFASFGNLSSPAAIMGNPKVAAHGRTVMGGLERAIKNMDNIKAIYAPLSVMHSEKLHVDPDNFRVLADCITVVAAMKFGPSVFNPDTQEAWQKFLMVVVSALGKQYH comes from the exons ATGGTTGAGTGGACAGATGATGAGCGCAGTGCCATCCTTGGCCTGTGGGGAAAACTCAATCCCGATGAAATCGGACCTCTAGCGCTGGCCAG GTGTCTGATCGTGTATCCCTGGACTCAGAGATATTTCGCCAGCTTTGGCAACCTGTCAAGCCCTGCTGCCATCATGGGTAACCCCAAGGTGGCAGCTCACGGAAGGACCGTGATGGGAGGTCTGGAGAGAGCCATTAAGAACATGGATAACATCAAGGCCATCTATGCCCCGCTGAGTGTAATGCACTCTGAAAAACTACATGTGGATCCCGACAATTTCAGG GTCCTCGCTGATTGCATCACCGTGGTCGCAGCCATGAAGTTCGGACCGTCAGTTTTCAATCCTGACACCCAGGAGGCTTGGCAGAAGTTTCTGATGGTCGTCGTGTCCGCCCTGGGCAAACAGTACCACTAG
- the LOC127652654 gene encoding hemoglobin subunit alpha-like — translation MSLTDKDKANVKALWGKISSRADEIGAEALGRMLAVYPQTKTYFAHWADLSPGSAPVKKHGKTIMGAVGEAIGKLDDLVGGLAALSELHAFKLRVDPSNFKILAHNLIVVIGMLFPGDFPPEVHVSVDKFFQNLALALAEKYR, via the exons ATGAGTCTCACTGATAAGGACAAGGCCAATGTCAAGGCTCTCTGGGGCAAGATCAGCTCCAGGGCTGATGAAATCGGTGCAGAAGCCCTCGGCAG AATGCTCGCCGTTTACCCCCAGACCAAGACCTACTTCGCTCACTGGGCTGACCTGAGCCCTGGCTCTGCTCCTGTGAAGAAGCACGGCAAGACGATCATGGGTGCAGTCGGCGAGGCCATTGGAAAACTAGACGACCTTGTGGGAGGTCTGGCGGCCCTCAGTGAACTTCACGCATTTAAGCTGCGTGTTGACCCGTCCAACTTCAAG ATCCTCGCACACAACCTCATAGTTGTCATTGGCATGCTCTTCCCTGGGGACTTCCCCCCAGAGGTTCACGTGTCAGTTGACAAGTTTTTCCAGAACTTGGCCCTGGCTCTCGCAGAGAAATACCGCTAA